The DNA window AATGGGTCAATCGATGTCTGATCATCGAAAGTGCCTCAGCCATTTTGTGAGATTTCGTCGTGACTATCAGATTGGAAATATACTTCATATCTGGGGGACTTGGAAGATCATTCATGGATACAAGCTCTGCACGGTAATGGCCCTCCCAGTTCCAAACGCCACCATAACGAATCCCAATCCTGGGTCCTTTGACTTTGGTGATTTCATATAGATTCGGGCGATGGAGTAGCAACGTGAGAGGAGGGGGCTTTGATTTTGTAGCTAATGAGTGCGCAAAGAGCTTTCCCAAATTTCCAAGACCCAGGATGTGTATGGTAGGATCCATTTTCGAGGTATTTGCATTTTGAGAATGATGGGTTTGCAAATTAGTTTTCTGTCGCGTGAATTGTATAGAGGGAGTCAATGTACATCTGTAGATTCTTTTGAAACCTGGGCGTTTACAATGTGTGAAGTAGGAGGGGAACATTGCATCACTCTCACCATTTGTTGTCACAGAACAGACAAAtcatgttgttgttgatctGTATGATGACTAAGCTATCTGCACAGTTGGTACTCCATGGTGACCATATTTTCTGCTTGTCTCTGATAAACTTTGAAGGATATGTATGCATTGCTTTCTCTACACCACTAGTATTGGCACGAGGAAGAACTCTAATTAACAAGTGAGTCGTGATATTGAGAGTAAAATGGTGATCCAAGAGCGATGGACAGAAAGTTAGAATTTTGCACTGTGCAGAGCGAAGTTCGACCAGTCAGACGGTGTGGCAATTAAGGAGAAAGCCCTTGGCACGTGATCTTATCCACTCGCTATCTACGTCAGATTATTTTTAGCGTATCGCCTTGGAATGTGAAATTAGAGCGACCTGACTGGCGGACTGGGTGGGAAGAAAGATCACGGGGAGTGTATTTAGCATAATCTGTTCATGTAGATTTATGGTACTATACTTACGAGCTAGTTACTAGGAAGATTGATACGTTTTTGCTATATTGTTCCGAGTCACTAgctaatataaaaactttgCACACTCCTTTCGAATCCAGATCCTTCTTCAAGACAAACATAAATGTATGTCCTAAAGATCAGAATAAAAGTCGACGACTACGAGTGTGAAATCTACATCTGTATTGCATGGAGAACTCACTCGGTATTCATAGAACCACCCTCGAAGATCACTACGATCCGCATATCCCCTGCAAATTCAGGCGACACTAACTTAATCGATAATGAAAAAGCCTTGAAGTATTAGTGTAAGAAAAAACCCCACCAAAAGATTTCTCCCCACCATCATTACGATCATCCTGAAAAAAAGGTCAACCcgataaaaaaagaaaagaaagaaattcaagaatttcttcctTTACCAATCGATTATTATCACGATACcttcaaataattaatcaacATGGTTTCAGCATCAAAAGCCGCTCGTGATGCGAAGAGGGCCGCCGAAGGAAAGCCAGCAAAGAAGACTGTTGCTTCCAAGTCAAAGGCTGGCTCCAAGGCTGCATCTGGCACCACAACACCTGGCGAATTAGCCGTCGACGCCGACGGAAATGTTCTCCCTGATGACGAGCAACCTGCGACAAAGGATATGGATGAAGTCAAGAGATTGGCAGCACAAATGGATAAGCACGGTCTCTCTGATCGTGTTACAACTGGTGTTCTCAGCTCCCTCAAGCAAAGTCGTGACGTTAAGATTACCTCCGCATCGCTGGTTTTCCACGGTCGTGTCCTTTTGAACGACACAACCATGGAACTTACATACGGACGTCGTTATGGTCTTTTGGGAGAGAACGGTTGCGGAAAGTCTACTCTTCTCAAAGCTATCGATATGCGCGAATACCCTGTCCCAGATCACGTCGATATCTACTTATTAAACGAGGGTGCTCCTCCCAGTGACTTGGGGGCCTTGGAATGGGTCGTCAGAGAAGCCgagaatgagatgaagagaCTCGATGACGAAGCTGAGCGTttgttggaagaagaaggaccAGAATCTCCAGTCCTTTTGGATCTCTACGAGGTAAGATTTTTTCAAAGATAAGATATACGGTGTACTTTATTAACAGAAAACAGCGTATGGATACCATGGATCCATCTACTTTCTCGACTCGTGCTTCCCTCATCTTGACTGGTCTCGGTTTCAACAAGGTCACTATCCACAAGAAGACCAAGGATATGTCTGGAGGATGGCGTATGCGTGTCGCTTTGGCTAAAGCTCTTTTCGTCAAGccttcccttctccttctcgaCGACCCCACCGCacatttggatttggaagcCTGCGTGTGGTTGGAGGAATACTTGAAGAAATGGGACCGAACTCTTATCCTTGTTTCTCACTCCATGGATTTCCTCAACGGTGTATGCACCAACATGATCGATATGCGCTCAAGACAACTCATCTACTATGGTGGTAACTACGATTCTTATGCCAAGACTAGATATGAACAAGAGGTCAACCAAATGAAGGCCTACCAAAAGCAACAGGATGAAATTGTTCACATTAAGAAATTCATCGCTTCAGCTGGTACATATGCCAACTTGGTCAGACAAGCCAAATCTAGACAAAAGATTTTGGACAAGATGGAGGCCGATGGTTTCATTCAAAAGGTT is part of the Botrytis cinerea B05.10 chromosome 10, complete sequence genome and encodes:
- the Bcarb1 gene encoding Bcarb1, producing the protein MVSASKAARDAKRAAEGKPAKKTVASKSKAGSKAASGTTTPGELAVDADGNVLPDDEQPATKDMDEVKRLAAQMDKHGLSDRVTTGVLSSLKQSRDVKITSASLVFHGRVLLNDTTMELTYGRRYGLLGENGCGKSTLLKAIDMREYPVPDHVDIYLLNEGAPPSDLGALEWVVREAENEMKRLDDEAERLLEEEGPESPVLLDLYERMDTMDPSTFSTRASLILTGLGFNKVTIHKKTKDMSGGWRMRVALAKALFVKPSLLLLDDPTAHLDLEACVWLEEYLKKWDRTLILVSHSMDFLNGVCTNMIDMRSRQLIYYGGNYDSYAKTRYEQEVNQMKAYQKQQDEIVHIKKFIASAGTYANLVRQAKSRQKILDKMEADGFIQKVEEDRVFTFRFADVEKLPPPVLSFDDVTFSYSGDSKDDLYRNLDLGVDMDSRTALVGPNGVGKSTLLRLMTGKLSPTGGTVSRHTHLKMGVYSQHSSEQLDLTKSALDFVRDKYASKSQDYQYWRQQLGKYGLSGESQTALMGTLSEGQKSRIVFALLAIDGPNMLLLDEPTNGLDIPTIDSLADAINAFTGGVVVVSHDFRLLDKIAKDIMVCENQTIKRWDGTIAEYKNHLRKKMVSAGAV